A part of Onthophagus taurus isolate NC chromosome 7, IU_Otau_3.0, whole genome shotgun sequence genomic DNA contains:
- the LOC111416621 gene encoding succinate dehydrogenase [ubiquinone] cytochrome b small subunit, mitochondrial isoform X2 produces the protein MALATILRNAARPLVANSFKFSPVIRNAPFIRHSANVSMFQNQGTYLGLTGLNQIQPKIQQNQVRQAHMDHGLLWTVERAWAVGLLVIVPLTIITQSTIMDDIFAITTIIHNHWGLEAIVIDYVRPVIFGETIPKIALMICYAFSAIILGGLLYFNHNDIGIGKAIANFWNIRSLPPSSGGAQEKR, from the exons ATGGCTTTAGCTACAATTTTACGTAACGCAGCCAGACCATTAG ttgctAATTCGTTCAAATTTTCGCCTGTAATACGTAATGCACCGTTTATTCGACATTCGGCGAACGTTTCAATGTTTCAAAACCAAGGTACATATTTAGGACTGACTGGTTTAAATCAAATTCAGccaaaaattcaacaaaaccaGGTACGACAAGCTCATATGGATCATGGTTTATTATGGACTGTTGAAAGGGCTTGGGCGGTAGGTCTTCTTGTTATTGTGCCATTAACTATTATAACACAAAGTACCATTATGGATGATATATTTGCTATTACTACGATTATTCATAATCATtg GGGTCTTGAAGCGATAGTAATAGATTATGTCCGACCTGTAATATTCGGCGAAACCATTCCTAAAATTGCATTGATGATTTGTTATGCCTTCTCTGCCATTATTTTGGGTGGATTACTTTATTTCAATCATAATGATATTGGAATTGGAAAGGCTATTGCTAATTTTTGGAATATAAGATCATTGCCACCTTCCTCCGGGGGAGCCCAAGAAAAAAG ataa
- the LOC111416621 gene encoding succinate dehydrogenase [ubiquinone] cytochrome b small subunit, mitochondrial isoform X1, giving the protein MALATILRNAARPLVANSFKFSPVIRNAPFIRHSANVSMFQNQGTYLGLTGLNQIQPKIQQNQVRQAHMDHGLLWTVERAWAVGLLVIVPLTIITQSTIMDDIFAITTIIHNHWGLEAIVIDYVRPVIFGETIPKIALMICYAFSAIILGGLLYFNHNDIGIGKAIANFWNIRSLPPSSGGAQEKRSDSTESNEC; this is encoded by the exons ATGGCTTTAGCTACAATTTTACGTAACGCAGCCAGACCATTAG ttgctAATTCGTTCAAATTTTCGCCTGTAATACGTAATGCACCGTTTATTCGACATTCGGCGAACGTTTCAATGTTTCAAAACCAAGGTACATATTTAGGACTGACTGGTTTAAATCAAATTCAGccaaaaattcaacaaaaccaGGTACGACAAGCTCATATGGATCATGGTTTATTATGGACTGTTGAAAGGGCTTGGGCGGTAGGTCTTCTTGTTATTGTGCCATTAACTATTATAACACAAAGTACCATTATGGATGATATATTTGCTATTACTACGATTATTCATAATCATtg GGGTCTTGAAGCGATAGTAATAGATTATGTCCGACCTGTAATATTCGGCGAAACCATTCCTAAAATTGCATTGATGATTTGTTATGCCTTCTCTGCCATTATTTTGGGTGGATTACTTTATTTCAATCATAATGATATTGGAATTGGAAAGGCTATTGCTAATTTTTGGAATATAAGATCATTGCCACCTTCCTCCGGGGGAGCCCAAGAAAAAAGGTCAGATAGCACTGAAAGTAATgaatgttga